attacatatatatgattttttttcctgcaaAGCCCATTCCCccatctagcatggcattcatGGTCAGACATACAACATCTCTAGCTATTCAAGCTAAAACTTTTTGAGCACTCCCCTGCTGCGTAATGACATTGAGTTTGGAAACCTTCTCATGTAGGATAGGCTAAGGTTTAGTGTGATTGAATCCTGAAAACCAAAAACTAGAAGAAGctagaaaagaaagaatatagCAACTATTACAAGCACAAGCCATTTCCAAGGTTACAAAAGCAACACATAGTTGTGATATACATATTGCAACAAGAATTTTCCCTTGTTCAGATATGCAGCCTGTGCCAAATCTCCCTCattcctttcctttcttttccatTGTACATCCAGCATTATACAAACACAGGCCTTTTTaggtaattatatattttcctttAGAGTACATTGAAGTACATACAAGTATATGTTATATTCTATGCCATAACAAGCtaccaaatttcaaaattgactCTCCAGCTCTGCTTATCTTGCTCTGGAAAGCTGTATGGCTTCTTGATCAAGAGTAGATTCATCATTCCAAACAAATTGGTGAGTCATGAGTGAGAATTCTTGATTCCTAGCCTCTTCAAGTTGCTGCCAGTCAGCCCATCTATCTGCCAACCCAACTCCCTGCAGCATTTTTACCACCTCTGACATGGTTGGACGATCCTCGGGATAGCCTTGGGTGCAAAGCAACGCAACCTGAAGAATCGTCTCAACTTCCTTTGGATCATAACTCTCCAAATTTCTATCCACAATGTCCTCCAACCGTTTCTCTCTCAGCAGCTTTTTCACCTGTGTATAGAAGCTTCATCAGTATAATATATCACCACATCTTAAAAAGTAAATGATCACAAAAGCTCTAAGGACCAATTAAATAGTAAATGGTGAAAATATATAGTATGAGTTTAATTTGGATGCACTATGAGTGTAAAGTTATTTACGTTGTAGAATTCATCTCAGATATGGTTTTgaagttattataaaagtcaacaaacatACTATAAATGACAATACATGattagatgataatataaaatttttacatGGTTAGCACattctaatttaattcatatattatttgCAAGTCTAGAGGCAAGAAAGGATAGAGCATTGGAACAAGCCCATAACAGCATCCACAACAATACAATAACACATTTTTGTATCACCAGTAAGCAGCATTTATATGACGTGATCAAGGAAATGGTGAGGCAGATTACATAATCAATCAGAAGaacatcctcgtcctcttcaaGCCGAGAGAGGTCTATTGCACGCTCACCGGTGACTAGTTCAAGAAGTGTTATGCCATATCCAAAAACATCAGTCTTCTCTGAAGATTTTCCGGTGGACAAATACTCAGGGGCAATGTGACCCATTGTGCCCCTCACTTGAGTGGTAACATGAGTCATCCTTGCATCAACCAGCTTGGCTAGCCCAAAATCACCTAAAACAGCTTCAAATTCATCATCTAGTAGGATATTTGCAGCCTTTAGATCACGATGTATTATCTTAGGATTGCATTGCTCATGTAGATACTCCAAACCATGGGCAGTGCCAAAAGCCACGCGTTTCCTTGTTGGCCAGTCCAAGCCTTTCTCACCAGGTTTTAAATCTAAGTCAGCACAGAGAAATAGTGTTAAACAATGACATTTCTTCATCTTTGCACACCCTTTCAAATTGTATTAAAGAATAGTAaagcaacataaaataaatatacatgttGTGTTCTCAAATATTTTAACATGCTTAATACTGAAACTTAAGTTTGAAGAAGCTTGATCAAAATGTTAAAAACAGCAATATATAGTTTTACCTCTCAGTCGATATGCTACACTTAGATTTTCCATGAAAGGGTACACAAGGATTCTTTCAGTTGTGGTTGTGCAGAATCCAATTAGTCTTAGGAGGTTTCTATGAACTGCAACACTTATTAGTTGAACTTCTCTCTCGAACGCAGCCTCTCCACCAGGATTGTGATAATCAATGAGGCGTTTCACAGCGACTTTTGTGTTATCAGAGAGTACTCCTTTGTACACTTTTCCAAAGCCACCCTGACCAATTACATTGCCTTCACTGAAATTTTTAGTGGCAAGTTGGAGTTCACGCCAAGAAAATCTTCTCAATTGCCCGAAAAAAATTTTACTCTCGTCTTCACCTGTGGAATTAATTTGTCAGATATTAGTATTACTTTGAATGTGTATGGAAAATTAATTTCACAGGGGAAGacaagagaaatttttttaaaagtaaaaacaaagacTAGAAATGGTAactataacatttttaaaatttttacttttaattataaagatgtcatttttttaatatatatatatatatatatatatatatatatatatatatatatatatatatatatatatatatatatatatatatataaatcactGAATCTTATACTACAAGctttgaaaatagaaataaaaaattacctgAAACATCAACAAAGACATCATCACTTTTTCGCCAGTGCTTTCGATGGTGTCGATACGTAAAGATAGCCCCAAGACACAGAAGTGCAAATGCACCACAACTTGCATAACGTACAATTTTTGCCAATTTTGATTTGTGGGCTGAAGCTGCAGGAAGAGGTAAACTTTAAGTAGCTACCTAgctaatcttttttatttttcattttatttctagtTCTTATTCTTCAAGTTAAATTACACATTCTTTAATATGTACCAAAACATAATTACACCCTCCTTTTGTCTGTGTTAAACAACCAAACCTGGATTTTCAGATTTAGAAGCGCAAGACTGCTCAAAGCCAGGGCCACACTGGAGGTGCGTATCTGAAAAGCTGAAATTaatgatagaaataaaaaatccatAATTAAAGAGTATACAGAAATGTttgttattaaaagaaaatattcaaatgaataTAATGAAATTTACTTAAACAATGGAACTGAAAAGAGTTGCATTGGGATACTTCCAGTAAGACCATTAGATGAAAGATCCCTGTCAAGTGaaaacataaatcaattaatataatattcaagATCAGGGTAGGAGCATAGGGAATGCACCACACACTTTTAAGAAATGAAGTATGGCAGCAACTAAagtcataaaaacaaaaatagtatCTAGGATGcagaattttttagttttactgGCCCTTTAAGATTTGCAATTGCATCAGGAACAGATGGATGTTCCCTCTCAACACACTGAACCAAGAagactctttttttaaaaataaaatctatttttacACATACAACATACAAGGATGGAAAGGCCAAAGAAATGGAAAGTGATGCCTTACAGATGCTTTAGATTCGGTAGTTCACCCCAATTAGCTGGTATAGAACCATTAAAACTATTGTCAGCAAGATTTAGATATTGAAGCTCTGTCAAGTTGGAAATGTAATCAGGCAAGGGTCCTGAAAGATTGTTGTTCTGTAATTCCCTGCATTAAGAGTATAGTTAAGTGTTAAGACAACTGTCAGACTCACTGTATCATGGAAGGAAAAAATCGCATCACTGATCAATCTGTTTCACCAAAGACCTGTGATGTATTTTACATTGATTTCAAATAATCTGCAAAGTAAGTGATATGACTTACCTATTCATAATGACAAACTATTCTTagtaaaatgatgatttggttCAGAACATGAGACAGAGAATGAGGAGTCCAACATGCAACTAAAAAGATTTACAAAAGTAAAACTAAACGCTACCTTGATTTTTATGGCATCATACTCCTAATTCTTGGAAAAATTACTCAAGATAAATGATGATGGTCTCATTATCTGGATTAGTATAGCCGCAGTAGATGCAAATCTTATAATAAACGTCAAGTTATCATAATGAACACTTACAAGCTAGACAAATACTTCAATTTGGTAATTGAGGGAGAAAGTGTTCCAGAAAATCCAACTGAAGCCAAGGCCCTGTAGATAGATTAGAATTAAAAAGCTAAATTACTACAAGTCTTAGAAGTTGAGGGTGCGACATAAAAATGGTAGAGAAAAGGCTGAAAACTAGATTAaggttttgtttggataaatttttccgTGAGcacttttaaaagaataaaatgagaagcaaaaatgaaattaacttCTTCATAAGCTGAActtaacttatgcataagttaatttgtaGAAACTTTCTCATATTAGCTTCtccaaaatgttatttttaacttgTGTTAAAGCTAGTTTTACCTCATGGAGAAGccaattacattttatttttcttcttcatttcttttctttccttataGTAAGTTTTTATGGATAAATTTATCCACACATACCCTTAGAATATAATAATCATAAGCATTTTGTACTTTCTATGAGAATGAACTTACAGGGATATGACATGCCCGTTTCTACAAGTGACATGAGACCAACTGAAGCACGGGCTCACTAAAAAACTGTCCCAGTCCGTTATTTGCTTATTGGAATCATTGAGGAAATGCAAAACATCAAGCAGAGCTTCACCTGGATATTAGCCAAAATAGTTAATTAGTTcagaattatttaattaagagtgttttttttaagacaaaatattaagaattattttattaagagtgtcaatagataataaaaaattatcacgtAGGGATTGAAGTCATGCATGAACCAAAGAATAACATGGCTAAAAATGGTCTTAGGAAACAAACATAGTAGTAATCTAACTAGTAAAAAGAAGAACTAATGAGAATGAAGCTACACAAGAGTGACCcttgatgtcaaatttatcaaaataccGGTACTCAAGTGGAAAACAATGATTAAAATTTGATCCTGTCagtataaaaactttttaacTGACTTTTGacactaaaaataaacaatataggGTCAGATCATTACAGTAACTGAGGTTTTTCATTTGTACTGAGAActttaaacaatttttcaaaCATGTATGATTATACGGTTCATTGATAGCTTAAAAGTCTTTAAAACGGTAACACAGggaatcaaaaattaaattcaaacaaCATATGCTTCTGGAGAGGAAAGAATAACAACAAAGTTTACCGCACCTTCTACATCAGGATCTTTGATAGCACAACCAACTTGCAAGATAGTAAGGAATATGAGCCACCTCGTCAATATTTTGAGAGGACCCCTACTAAAATTTTGGCGAAACATATAAACTTCTTTGGTCTCCAAGGAAATCTCACCTGTTcgaatcccttttcagaagtttCCACGGGGAAAAAATCACCAACAGAAAcagtttaattaataacattttaacataaaaataacaataacactatgcaaacaaataaataaatatagtatGTCCAGAAACATATAGATGATAGTAACATCATAGCCAGCAGGATATACAAGTTTACAACAGCAACTCCTTGGTTTTAAAGATGAATGCAAGAGAGAAAACCAACATAGAACATAGAACATTTATTCAACAAAAAACGGACACAGTTGCAAGAACTCTAAATATGGAATTTATTAGAGTGACTAATTAGATTAAGTAAGCCAGGAGATGgggccatatatatatatatatatgagctaGGATCCATGTGATGTGAAAATATGTATAGCCATGATTGATAATATATGTGCATGTttttttggtatatatatatagaccaaaAAAGCATGCACTAtacatattttacatattttcacATCACATGGATGCTCATGTAACAAGAAGCTAGCTAGTATTTCTATGAAGTAGTTAACAATGGGGGACAAAATGaggagaaaaggaagaaaaaacataCTAGTTTAGCGCGCTGCACACACCAGTGACACCACCATGAACATTGAAAGGAGAGAGAGGCAGTCGAAGAGGGAAAAACTTTATTGTTGTCACAATGATGAGTGTCAAGATCAAGTGAGTTGAGTGGCAGGGACCCACGTGGCAATGAGCAATAGGACCCAAAAGGGAAGCAACGAGGACTCCTTTTtagaataaacaaaataataaatagatgaaacaaaacaataaagaatATGAGAGCTAGTATTTGGTTTGTGTGAGTGGTGGGAATAGAATGAGAATCCCACTAAACAAGGATTTCACTTTGTTGATAATAATCGCCTTGTTCATCACCCCTTTATATCTCTTTTAAGACAATGCTCCAACTCCAAGCATATATCTCATTCCCATCTTTATTTATGCTGAGCTGTGGCACCAATGAAGCTTCCACTAAAAATGATTTCATTATATATTCTCCTGTTCCGTGACGgtgcttcttcaatttttttaaaggcaaAGAACCACTTTAGATTTTAAAAGGTgccattaataataataaattaagtaaaatttgtGGACCGTGGCGGGGGAGGAGGAAGACTCATAATAATGTTTTAAGAAGGATAAGGAATTGTGGATAATTATGGCATCACTgtgtacaaattaaaattaaattattatatgatgtGAGACTATCCCAATTATCTAAGTCaatttttacatattatataattaaatattattaattctttttcataaattaaaaaactcaaCTACTCTCTATCACATATAAttgaattgaaatgacaaatataatttttttataataaatcacatggattttttatcaaaaataattttgtttaagtttgatagaattattataaataataagattttttttaaaatattttaaaaaaatatattcaaaattcgaAATTGACAcctataattaaattcaaataattcaCACACACGAATTAATGAAGTATGTTTGATGATAATTGATGATGATTTAggattatctaataattttttgtgacaTTATGAATTGGTATGGTGTAGTGAGACTGTGACACATGTAATGTTGTTGAAAGTGGTGGTGTCTTAGAAACATGGTTGACGTGGGAGTCAACGTTTGTAGGCACACAGTAGTACTTGGTGTTACTGTTGGGAGTGGGAGAAACGAAGGAAGGTTGGGCAATTGCTGTAATGTGGAGCTGTTGGATATTTCGACGACAATTAGCAACGAGAAGGAAGGAGGGAAGGAGAAAGATAGTATCTTATCTATCTATGGTTGTACTTGTTTGGATTGAAAATTCCAAAAAGCCAAAATGTTCACGTGTTGACTTActattttcatttgtttcttttagGGAAAAGGTATACAAGGATAACCAAATGCAAGAAATAAAGGCATTACATCTTGGTTCAAGACCTGTTTAGTtataactctattttttttttgtaggagaattattttttaaaataagtatatttttagtttttcatacatttgctttagttttttttttatatataaaatagttagaagttaaaaagaatttaaaatctaataaaatcataaactatttttaaaataattactctcttacaaaatgtaaattttataattataaacaaacatgaactaaattatttttcaatttttttgaaaaataataactaaaatattttacgTCAGAATTGATTCGTTATAATCTATAATAAACTAGTCcttaataagtaatttttttcctttaaagacAAGGCTGAATCAAACATCTAGAGGAaactcttaaaatatatttaagactttgttttttttttataaaataaaaataaaattagctaTGAAAAAGACTAACTAAAGTGACTTTTAAAAATGAGTTGCATATATACCTTAATGtgagacaaagaaacaagactTTAAGTAGAAAAGGAGattctaaataaaaatgatcaaaCAACTtctactttatatttttttaaaaattttgtttaattatttttaaaaggaaaaaatagacTAAACAtaaacttagtttttttttttggtattggtCATGACTTCAGTATATGGATCGTGGGACATTAACTTGTTTTGACATATAATCGTTTGTTGTTTTAGTcgaattgtgtttttattttcttttcgtttTGTTTTGTATGTTTTTGTGCTGATATATTCTTTTTAGGGTCACTTCGTGACAccttttattaatatatcagtcttattttatcttttatttttatttatttataaaattcaaactaaaaaatttattaaaaaaattgacccGTCAAACCAACATATTGGTAACCTTagcttattttataaaaatgtttaaaaaataagtgatttttttaatacattaaacAGAACCAAACAAGTTAGTCTAACTCCTTTACCACTTatgaaaactattttaaattagaatttttttacaaaaagttcatctaataatgttaatttttaatataaaattattttaaaaaaaatattttgagttagacattcttgaatcttgagattTAAATAAGaagtagaaattaaaaattctaaaataaaaataaaaaatattttttaaaataaatttattaaaaaaaaaatttgatggtttgttttcttaaattttgattCAATCCAAAAGATAATGAAGCATCCACTGATGGGAGCGAAACTATTCACATCAcgtctaaatatttaattaattgttgaGGGTGGAAAGACAGCCACTCCACAAAGCTCAATGGCAATGGAATAAGGCGATATCATGACCATAAATTAGACCCCACTAATATACTACTGTTCTTGGGGCCCCTTTGCTTCTTACTAACAAAATCTCCAGCTACAATGATCTCGTTACATGAGCAATGAGCAATAACTAAGAGAAACAACTTAGTTTATTTTTGTAACAATTTAATCTAGTTTTAATAAAAACTgcgaaaaaataattaaataaatcctacttttattttttaaataaaatacatcaaATAAATTGATTCATgggagaataaaaatatttgaattaaagcatcatttaaaaatatatacccACATAAGATTTACTAGAAGAAATAAGATTGATTCGAtggtaaaaataaaagaggagGAAAGATAAATATTAGATTCAAGTTCCTctcttaacaaaataattaacatattaataattaatatttactaataaaaaaataagactatCTAATTTTTTCACTATTTTCCTCCCCTCCCCTCTATTTCTCCCTACCAAACGGAGATTCAAGACCATTGAAGTTGAACTTAATATAAAGGAACAATATGAACAATGCAAGGATCTAAagtttaaattcttaaaaagagACTACCACATTTAAtagtttgaatataaaaaagaaaagaatagagcTAGCCCCAAACGGCGAAATATTCCAAACTATTAAAATTACTCTCATTTCCGAAATTTCGTAAATGCAACTTCCAAGCTCATAAGCTCAATTCTCAAATACATAATTACCAAGACTGCCCATTGGTACATTTATATCTGTGAAGAAATCATTAAACAGAGAGTCTGAGACCAAAGCGCTAAGATGATACTAATAAAATCAACATTGCAGGCATTAATTAACACAAACACAGATGACAGAACAAAtcagatttctttttcttcaacaGCTATATCCTAAAGAAACATTATGGAATGACACAAATTAGCAACAAAGAATCAATTGATTCAATTCAAGTACAACTCCTCGATCATCTAGACCACTTGAGTGGCACCACTAGACACAACTCCATGGTGAGTGGTATCATCTTTGTAGATGCTAAGTTTCTCTCCATCACCCCACAGAGCATAAGCCTCTTCCCCATGAACCGCATCATCTCCAATGAGAAGCTCTTCCTCTGTCATTCTAAGTGGAACTATGAAACTAATAACCACACAAATAATTGAAGTGACCACAAGGTTCCACCCAATGATGAACAAAGCTCCCACGATTTGTTTAAGGATTTGGACTCCACCAGGGCCTCCATAGACTCCTCCTTTGGAGTTGGTGACAGGTAGAAAGAGTGCACACAGACGAGGTTCGGCAAATAGGCCAGTGAGTATGCCTCCAAGAAGGCCAGCCACAGCATGAGTGTGGAACACAGCAAGGGTGTCATCAACCATTTGAAACAATTTCAGCTTTTTCCCTAATACCATCATGCTGAACCATGGGACACTGCCTGAAAGAACTCCCATCACTATGGCAGCCCATCCTTGAACCAGACCTATTCACAAATTAAGATCCAATGCCAACATTTGGCACAAAGAT
This genomic interval from Glycine max cultivar Williams 82 chromosome 5, Glycine_max_v4.0, whole genome shotgun sequence contains the following:
- the LOC100799227 gene encoding probable LRR receptor-like serine/threonine-protein kinase At5g63710, with translation MFRQNFSRGPLKILTRWLIFLTILQVGCAIKDPDVEGEALLDVLHFLNDSNKQITDWDSFLVSPCFSWSHVTCRNGHVISLALASVGFSGTLSPSITKLKYLSSLELQNNNLSGPLPDYISNLTELQYLNLADNSFNGSIPANWGELPNLKHLDLSSNGLTGSIPMQLFSVPLFNFSDTHLQCGPGFEQSCASKSENPASAHKSKLAKIVRYASCGAFALLCLGAIFTYRHHRKHWRKSDDVFVDVSGEDESKIFFGQLRRFSWRELQLATKNFSEGNVIGQGGFGKVYKGVLSDNTKVAVKRLIDYHNPGGEAAFEREVQLISVAVHRNLLRLIGFCTTTTERILVYPFMENLSVAYRLRDLKPGEKGLDWPTRKRVAFGTAHGLEYLHEQCNPKIIHRDLKAANILLDDEFEAVLGDFGLAKLVDARMTHVTTQVRGTMGHIAPEYLSTGKSSEKTDVFGYGITLLELVTGERAIDLSRLEEDEDVLLIDYVKKLLREKRLEDIVDRNLESYDPKEVETILQVALLCTQGYPEDRPTMSEVVKMLQGVGLADRWADWQQLEEARNQEFSLMTHQFVWNDESTLDQEAIQLSRAR